Proteins found in one Pseudomonas sp. P8_241 genomic segment:
- a CDS encoding aldehyde dehydrogenase family protein, with protein sequence MDTIVKSYLQKFGVSEATQTFLSKVQKMFIGGAWVEASDGQTSDVIEPSTEGLITRIPMGTTDDLDRAVQAARAQFDGGAWRQAKPAERERMMQRLADLIEQNAAELAEIESIDMGKSVAFAKDVDIQGTVDTLRYFAGWATKLHGRTVEPSLPGNYLAYTRKEAVGVVGAIVPWNFPLQTMAWKLGAALATGCTVVVKPAELTSLSALRFAELVQEAGIPDGVINIVTGRGSVVGAAMATHPGIDKLTFTGSTPVGQTVGRAALDDMKRLTLELGGKSPVIVCADADIPAAAQAVANGVFFNSGQVCDAGTRAYIHSSVYDEFLRELIAYTRTLKMAPGLDPDCFIGPLVSALQKQRVTEYIETGKAEGAELVYGGQPVDGPGFFVEPTIFANCRNDMRIVQEEIFGPVLVTAPFDDEEDALDLANDSPYGLAAALYSNDLGKVHSLIPRLKAGSVYVNAHGTLDPSMPFGGYKQSGFGKDLGAEQLDYLLETKAVWITLPS encoded by the coding sequence ATGGATACGATCGTCAAGAGTTACCTGCAAAAATTCGGCGTCAGCGAAGCCACCCAGACCTTCCTCAGCAAGGTCCAGAAAATGTTCATCGGCGGTGCCTGGGTCGAAGCCAGCGACGGCCAGACGTCCGATGTGATCGAACCTTCGACCGAAGGCCTGATCACCCGCATTCCCATGGGCACCACCGACGACCTGGACCGCGCTGTGCAGGCTGCCCGTGCGCAGTTCGACGGTGGCGCCTGGCGTCAGGCCAAACCGGCCGAACGCGAGCGCATGATGCAGCGCCTGGCTGACCTGATCGAACAGAACGCTGCCGAGCTGGCGGAAATCGAATCCATCGACATGGGGAAATCGGTTGCCTTCGCCAAGGACGTGGACATCCAGGGCACCGTCGATACCTTGCGTTACTTCGCCGGCTGGGCCACCAAGCTTCACGGGCGCACCGTCGAGCCGTCGCTGCCGGGCAATTACCTGGCCTATACCCGCAAGGAAGCGGTCGGTGTGGTCGGCGCCATCGTGCCGTGGAACTTCCCGCTGCAAACCATGGCCTGGAAGCTCGGCGCGGCGCTGGCGACCGGTTGCACCGTAGTGGTCAAGCCTGCTGAACTGACCTCGTTGTCGGCCCTGCGTTTTGCTGAACTGGTGCAGGAAGCGGGCATCCCCGACGGCGTGATCAACATCGTCACCGGGCGCGGCAGCGTGGTCGGTGCCGCCATGGCTACTCACCCGGGCATCGACAAACTGACCTTCACCGGCTCGACTCCGGTCGGCCAGACGGTTGGTCGCGCAGCGCTGGATGACATGAAGCGCCTGACCCTCGAACTCGGCGGTAAATCACCGGTCATCGTCTGCGCCGACGCCGACATCCCGGCCGCTGCCCAGGCAGTCGCCAACGGCGTGTTTTTCAACTCTGGGCAGGTATGCGACGCCGGTACACGGGCCTATATTCATAGCAGTGTCTACGACGAATTCCTGCGCGAACTGATCGCCTACACGCGCACCCTGAAAATGGCTCCGGGCCTGGATCCTGATTGCTTCATCGGCCCGCTGGTCTCGGCCCTGCAAAAGCAGCGTGTGACCGAGTACATCGAAACCGGCAAGGCCGAAGGCGCCGAACTGGTCTACGGCGGTCAACCGGTCGATGGCCCTGGCTTCTTCGTCGAGCCGACCATTTTTGCCAACTGCCGCAATGACATGCGCATCGTCCAGGAAGAGATTTTCGGGCCGGTGCTGGTCACCGCACCGTTCGACGACGAGGAAGACGCGCTGGACCTGGCCAACGACTCCCCCTACGGCCTGGCGGCGGCACTGTACTCCAACGACCTGGGCAAAGTGCACAGCCTGATTCCACGCTTGAAGGCAGGCTCGGTCTACGTCAACGCCCACGGCACCCTTGATCCATCGATGCCGTTCGGTGGCTACAAGCAGTCCGGGTTTGGCAAAGACCTGGGCGCCGAGCAGCTCGACTACCTGCTCGAAACCAAGGCGGTGTGGATCACGCTGCCAAGCTGA
- the speB gene encoding agmatinase yields the protein MSNNGYESGRLNLPFVGHCTFGKSPVCTDWDALDADVAVLGVPNDMGTQWRSGARFGPRGIREASTLFSFGHAGAYDHEDDVMYLTASDVRMVDVGDADIVHTDMVTSNKNTEYAVRKILDAGVMPVVLGGDHSVHAPVIKAFEGRGPIHIIHFDAHLDFVDERHGVRYGHGNPLRRASEMNHIVGMTQMGIRNVSSSNRDDYEAAHEAGSKILSVRDVRRLGVEGVLALIPQNINYYITIDIDGFDPSIAPGTGTPSHGGFLYYEVLEIIQALAKRSKGNIVGMDLVEVAPVYDPTGMTSILAAQLLLNSIGFIFHERGKVRAAAESESTPA from the coding sequence ATGTCGAACAACGGTTATGAATCCGGTCGTCTGAACCTGCCATTCGTGGGTCATTGCACCTTTGGCAAATCCCCGGTGTGCACCGATTGGGATGCACTGGATGCCGACGTCGCGGTGCTTGGCGTACCCAATGACATGGGTACCCAGTGGCGCTCCGGTGCACGCTTCGGACCACGCGGGATTCGTGAAGCATCGACGCTGTTTTCCTTCGGCCACGCTGGCGCCTACGATCACGAAGATGACGTGATGTACCTCACCGCATCGGACGTGCGCATGGTCGACGTCGGTGATGCCGACATCGTCCACACCGACATGGTCACCAGCAACAAGAACACCGAATACGCCGTGCGCAAGATCCTCGATGCCGGCGTGATGCCGGTGGTACTCGGCGGCGACCACTCGGTGCACGCGCCAGTGATCAAGGCCTTCGAAGGCCGCGGTCCGATCCACATCATTCACTTCGATGCGCACCTGGATTTCGTCGACGAACGCCACGGTGTTCGCTACGGCCACGGCAACCCGCTGCGCCGCGCTTCGGAAATGAATCACATCGTCGGCATGACCCAGATGGGCATCCGCAACGTCTCGTCGTCCAACCGCGACGACTACGAAGCGGCTCATGAAGCAGGTTCGAAAATCCTCTCGGTACGCGACGTTCGCCGTCTCGGGGTCGAAGGTGTGCTGGCGCTGATCCCGCAGAACATCAACTACTACATCACCATCGACATCGACGGTTTCGACCCGTCCATCGCCCCCGGCACCGGCACCCCGAGCCACGGCGGTTTCCTCTACTACGAAGTGCTGGAAATCATCCAGGCCCTGGCCAAGCGCAGCAAAGGCAACATCGTCGGCATGGACCTGGTGGAAGTGGCACCGGTCTACGACCCGACCGGCATGACCTCGATCCTCGCCGCGCAACTGCTGCTCAACAGCATCGGTTTCATCTTCCACGAGCGGGGCAAGGTGCGGGCCGCCGCCGAGAGCGAATCGACTCCAGCCTGA
- a CDS encoding LysR family transcriptional regulator, producing MIQLHDVDLKLLRVFATIVRCGGFSAAQAALNAGQSTISEQMTHLETRLGVKLCQRGRSGFRLTEQGVAIHEATQRLLSAVENFCMDADVLKQHISGKLNLGIIDTTITDPDSPIPRTTQRFVSRGHDVHLNVYVGTPAELEERVLDGRLHLAIGHFPIHVPGLLQSPLYQEALGLYCGRRHPLYGSQAEGEELLEEVAAGRIVVRGYMQQHDLEHLGVSKAAATVDNIEATAILIISGAYLGFLPEHFAAQWVKNGEMHQLAPTSLLLKSPFDVITRRGTAPPPILQAFLEDLATSARKTGQP from the coding sequence GTGATTCAACTGCACGATGTCGATCTGAAGTTGCTCAGGGTGTTTGCCACGATTGTCCGTTGCGGCGGGTTTTCCGCCGCACAAGCCGCGTTGAACGCCGGGCAGTCCACCATCAGCGAACAGATGACCCATCTGGAAACCCGCCTTGGGGTCAAGCTCTGCCAGCGCGGGCGCAGCGGCTTTCGCCTGACCGAACAAGGGGTGGCGATCCATGAAGCCACCCAGCGCCTGCTGTCGGCGGTGGAAAATTTCTGCATGGACGCCGACGTGCTCAAGCAGCACATCAGCGGCAAGCTCAACCTGGGAATCATCGACACCACGATCACCGACCCCGACTCGCCGATCCCGCGCACCACCCAGCGCTTCGTTTCACGGGGCCATGACGTGCACCTGAACGTGTACGTCGGCACCCCGGCGGAACTGGAAGAACGGGTACTCGACGGCCGCTTGCACCTGGCCATCGGGCACTTCCCGATCCATGTGCCGGGGTTGTTGCAATCACCGCTGTACCAGGAAGCTTTGGGCTTGTATTGCGGACGGCGCCACCCGTTGTATGGCAGTCAGGCTGAAGGTGAGGAGTTGCTCGAAGAAGTCGCTGCGGGGCGGATTGTCGTGCGCGGCTACATGCAGCAACACGACCTCGAACACCTGGGCGTGAGCAAGGCGGCCGCCACCGTGGACAACATCGAGGCCACCGCGATCCTGATCATTTCCGGCGCCTACCTGGGTTTTCTGCCCGAGCACTTCGCCGCCCAGTGGGTCAAGAACGGCGAGATGCACCAGTTGGCCCCGACGAGCCTGCTCCTGAAATCGCCGTTCGATGTGATCACCCGGCGCGGCACGGCACCGCCGCCGATCCTGCAAGCGTTCCTTGAGGATCTGGCCACCAGCGCCCGTAAAACCGGCCAGCCGTGA
- a CDS encoding sigma-54-dependent transcriptional regulator produces MRIHVTFIDRVGITQEVLALLGGRSFNLDAVEMVPPNVYIDAPTLGAEVLEELREALFGVHGVQAVTMVDILPGQRRRLQLDALLAASSDPVLAVDDRGHVLLANPALIALCGREPAGESLTALFDDADLQRTLIAHHFRLPMHEVSLGGQTLLLDAMPITDAGALLTLYQPNRIGERLSALHHDHAEGFDALLGESPPIRALKARAQRVAALDAPLLIQGETGTGKELVARACHAISARHDSPFLALNCAALPESLAESELFGYAPGAFTGAQRGGKLGLLELADQGTVFLDEVGEMSPYLQAKLLRFLSDGCFRRVGGDKEVRVNVRVLSATHRDLEKMVAEGRFREDLFYRLNVLNLQVPPLRERGHDILLMANHFMQQACAQIQRPVCRLAPSTFSALLGNRWPGNVRQLQNVIFRAAAICENPLVDIDDLDIARTAVERQNDGEVGSLEEAVGDFEKNLLEQLYRSYPSSRLLAARLQTSHSAIAIRLRKYGIPAKP; encoded by the coding sequence ATGCGCATCCACGTCACCTTCATCGACCGCGTCGGCATCACCCAGGAAGTGCTGGCCCTGCTCGGCGGGCGCAGCTTCAACCTGGACGCCGTGGAAATGGTGCCGCCGAACGTCTACATCGATGCGCCAACCCTTGGCGCCGAGGTGCTGGAGGAGTTGCGCGAAGCACTGTTTGGTGTGCATGGCGTGCAAGCGGTGACCATGGTCGACATCCTTCCGGGGCAACGGCGCCGCCTGCAACTGGACGCGTTGCTGGCCGCCAGTTCCGACCCGGTGCTGGCGGTGGATGACCGCGGCCATGTGCTGCTGGCGAACCCGGCACTGATTGCCCTCTGCGGGCGTGAACCGGCCGGTGAGTCGTTGACCGCCCTGTTTGACGATGCCGATTTGCAACGCACTTTGATCGCTCACCATTTCCGCCTGCCGATGCACGAGGTCAGTCTCGGTGGCCAGACTTTGCTGCTCGACGCGATGCCGATCACTGATGCCGGCGCCCTGCTCACCCTGTATCAACCCAATCGCATCGGTGAGCGACTGTCGGCGTTGCACCACGACCATGCCGAAGGTTTCGATGCGTTGCTCGGCGAATCGCCGCCAATCCGTGCGCTCAAGGCCCGTGCGCAACGGGTGGCGGCCCTGGATGCGCCGCTGCTGATTCAAGGCGAAACCGGCACCGGCAAGGAACTGGTGGCCCGCGCCTGCCATGCGATCAGTGCCCGCCACGACTCTCCGTTCCTGGCGCTGAACTGCGCGGCATTGCCTGAAAGCCTGGCCGAAAGCGAGCTGTTCGGCTACGCCCCTGGCGCCTTCACCGGCGCGCAACGGGGCGGCAAACTCGGTCTGCTGGAACTGGCCGATCAGGGCACGGTGTTCCTTGATGAAGTGGGGGAAATGTCGCCCTACCTGCAAGCCAAATTGCTGCGCTTCCTGAGCGATGGCTGCTTCAGGCGGGTCGGTGGCGACAAGGAGGTCCGGGTCAATGTGCGGGTGCTCAGCGCGACCCACCGCGACCTGGAAAAAATGGTCGCCGAAGGGCGGTTTCGCGAAGACCTGTTCTACCGCCTCAATGTGCTCAACCTGCAAGTGCCGCCACTGCGCGAGCGCGGTCACGACATCCTGCTGATGGCCAATCACTTCATGCAACAGGCGTGCGCGCAGATCCAGCGACCGGTGTGTCGCCTGGCGCCGAGCACCTTCAGCGCCCTGCTCGGCAACCGCTGGCCGGGCAATGTGCGACAACTGCAAAACGTGATTTTCCGCGCGGCGGCGATTTGCGAAAACCCGCTGGTGGACATCGACGACCTGGACATCGCCCGCACAGCGGTGGAGCGGCAGAACGACGGCGAAGTCGGCAGCCTGGAAGAAGCGGTTGGCGACTTTGAGAAGAACCTGCTGGAGCAGCTTTATCGCAGCTATCCGTCGAGCCGGTTATTGGCTGCACGGTTGCAGACATCCCATAGCGCAATTGCGATTCGCTTGCGCAAGTACGGCATTCCAGCCAAGCCCTGA